One window of the Natrinema sp. CBA1119 genome contains the following:
- a CDS encoding 4-phosphopantoate--beta-alanine ligase produces the protein MSDYDSVSADVEHEEEIPEDHPRYQDLLTRHRIERGVEKGITHLQGMHAEGRGSAFDYLLGEETIPSADDAERAAAAHLLLADRPVLSINGNVAALVPGEMAALADAVDADLEVNLFNRTPERIEAIAAHLREHGADAVKGLEADAHIPNLDHERSKVDADGIYEADVVLVPLEDGDRAEALDEMGKTEIVIDLNPLSRSPQVADVPIVDNIIRAVPNITEHARELAAADEAELQAVIEGFDRDRALEAAEERIRSGDL, from the coding sequence GTGAGCGACTACGACAGCGTCTCCGCCGACGTCGAGCACGAGGAGGAGATCCCGGAGGACCACCCCAGATACCAGGACCTGCTTACTCGCCACCGGATCGAGCGGGGCGTCGAGAAGGGGATCACCCACCTCCAGGGGATGCACGCCGAGGGACGGGGCAGCGCGTTCGACTATCTGCTGGGCGAGGAGACGATTCCGAGCGCCGACGACGCGGAGCGGGCCGCCGCGGCACACCTCCTGCTCGCCGACCGTCCCGTGCTCTCGATCAACGGCAACGTCGCCGCGCTGGTCCCCGGCGAGATGGCCGCCCTCGCCGACGCCGTGGACGCCGACCTCGAGGTCAACCTCTTCAATCGAACGCCCGAGCGAATCGAGGCCATCGCCGCTCACCTGCGCGAGCACGGCGCGGACGCGGTCAAGGGGCTCGAAGCCGACGCGCACATTCCGAACCTCGACCACGAGCGCTCGAAGGTCGACGCCGACGGCATCTACGAGGCCGACGTCGTGCTCGTCCCCCTCGAGGACGGCGACCGCGCCGAGGCGTTAGACGAGATGGGTAAGACCGAGATCGTGATCGATCTCAACCCGCTGTCACGCTCGCCGCAGGTAGCCGACGTGCCGATCGTCGACAACATCATCCGCGCAGTGCCGAACATCACCGAGCACGCGCGGGAGCTGGCGGCGGCCGACGAGGCCGAACTCCAAGCGGTTATCGAGGGTTTCGACCGGGATCGGGCGCTCGAGGCGGCGGAGGAACGGATCCGTTCGGGCGATCTGTAA
- a CDS encoding DUF1508 domain-containing protein, giving the protein MASRTDFHQSLFQLYEHYVGEPDSSKDVYGYWLFIVGYIIGAAGVATFVVGYAGEGNPYTLIRISGVTAATGLAFCLLGIVLMLPVRRRGIQVSFVGLLISLGGVGFFAWAYPYNWRQLGTDYSVEVISVYTLGIGIIAGVTALVPVLTGQKGMFVEEEGKTDDPPILTGDAMESAQFAVFRDENGDWKWHVLHLEALAQSNESAVTRPDATEGIERVKSQISSAGLMELTTSAFRLYEDRDGTWQWTLARDDGSIVGSCAGEFDQRDGAEQSVSFLKDRGPDADVIEIEGAAFTYEERRDQWYWQLVDDERAPLASSETGHSTQERAEEAAQTFAERFDQARVLDVEHIGVELCERADGWTWRFVDADDEVVANSTDEFDSRRDAEKAAEALLSALESASVTVAGEPTYELYESGEEWRYRLVDESEHVVARGPEGTPEHDGSAEWADQFGENARDADVVEIEDAEYEVYPAAGASAGGSAASTPDDDLPATVEEPEPAADGGTTVDAPDADETGPWHWRLVTDDRDVVAASTEPHADAETATTAIERVRQQASEAELIEFENAAFQVYEADSGEWRWRLIDEDGNVLADSGEEHTSRGEAAEAMMTLKEQAPNAELLEIETAAFELFVDEDDEWGWRLIDESGKLVAEDPATHPTRGAARQAMNRLLEYLDSDVRTMDRAIFQTYATEDWHWRFVMPSGDTVAVDGEDHPTRDELVDGLDDVRDAAATARRSTIGDVSVQLYGNGEWHFRLLDRDRAEIADSTVSYPDREAATDGVDALTAHAPDAPIFAIEDAVIRLDSDDGWSWELVDRDREVLAEAVDSTASKDKLLDAIEAVRRLAPMAGRVDFDVASFELVADDDERWRWRLIDEDGRTVASGSETHETVDAARDALENVRDLIESASILEIDSVSFELHTADDGWVWQLIDEYGTTMAESTQTYANRTDAREAMNDVKAQAPDGWITFTE; this is encoded by the coding sequence ATGGCTTCACGAACTGACTTTCACCAAAGCTTATTTCAGCTGTACGAACACTACGTCGGTGAGCCCGACTCGAGCAAGGACGTCTACGGCTACTGGCTGTTCATCGTCGGGTATATCATCGGTGCCGCTGGCGTTGCGACCTTCGTGGTCGGCTACGCGGGCGAAGGGAACCCCTACACGCTCATCCGCATCTCCGGAGTGACGGCGGCGACGGGGCTCGCGTTCTGCCTGCTCGGAATCGTCCTGATGTTGCCGGTCCGTCGACGGGGGATTCAGGTCAGTTTCGTTGGACTGTTGATTTCACTGGGGGGTGTCGGCTTTTTCGCGTGGGCGTATCCGTACAACTGGCGACAACTCGGGACCGATTACAGCGTCGAGGTCATTTCGGTCTACACGCTCGGTATCGGAATCATCGCGGGCGTGACCGCGCTCGTTCCCGTGCTCACGGGACAGAAGGGGATGTTCGTCGAGGAGGAAGGGAAGACCGACGATCCGCCGATTCTCACCGGGGACGCGATGGAAAGCGCGCAGTTCGCTGTCTTCCGCGACGAGAACGGCGACTGGAAGTGGCACGTCCTCCACCTCGAGGCGCTGGCCCAGAGCAACGAGAGCGCCGTGACGCGGCCGGACGCCACGGAGGGCATCGAGCGCGTCAAGTCCCAGATCAGCTCCGCGGGGCTGATGGAGCTGACGACCTCGGCGTTCCGGCTTTACGAGGACCGCGATGGCACGTGGCAATGGACGCTCGCGCGGGACGACGGTTCCATCGTCGGCTCCTGTGCCGGCGAATTCGATCAGCGCGACGGTGCCGAGCAGTCGGTGAGCTTCCTGAAGGATCGAGGCCCCGACGCCGACGTGATCGAGATCGAGGGTGCCGCCTTCACCTACGAGGAGCGACGCGACCAGTGGTACTGGCAACTGGTCGACGACGAACGCGCGCCGCTGGCCTCGAGCGAAACGGGGCACTCGACGCAGGAACGAGCCGAAGAGGCCGCCCAGACGTTCGCCGAACGGTTCGACCAGGCGCGGGTGCTCGACGTCGAGCACATCGGCGTGGAACTCTGCGAGCGAGCCGACGGTTGGACCTGGCGGTTCGTCGACGCCGACGACGAGGTCGTCGCCAACAGCACAGACGAGTTCGACTCCCGGCGCGACGCCGAGAAGGCGGCCGAAGCGTTGCTCTCGGCACTCGAGTCGGCGTCGGTCACCGTCGCCGGCGAACCGACCTACGAGCTCTACGAGTCCGGCGAGGAGTGGCGCTACCGGCTGGTCGACGAGAGCGAGCACGTCGTCGCGCGCGGTCCCGAAGGGACCCCCGAACACGACGGCTCGGCGGAGTGGGCCGACCAGTTCGGCGAGAACGCCCGCGACGCTGATGTCGTCGAGATCGAAGACGCGGAGTACGAGGTGTATCCGGCAGCGGGAGCCAGCGCCGGTGGCAGTGCCGCGTCCACACCGGACGACGACCTCCCCGCGACGGTCGAAGAGCCCGAACCCGCGGCCGACGGCGGAACGACCGTCGATGCGCCCGACGCGGACGAGACCGGTCCGTGGCACTGGCGGCTCGTCACCGACGACCGGGACGTCGTCGCCGCGAGCACGGAACCACACGCCGACGCCGAGACGGCGACGACGGCGATCGAGCGGGTTCGACAGCAGGCCAGCGAAGCGGAGCTTATCGAGTTCGAGAACGCCGCCTTCCAGGTCTACGAAGCCGATTCCGGCGAGTGGCGCTGGCGGCTCATCGACGAGGACGGGAACGTCCTCGCGGACAGCGGCGAGGAACACACCTCCCGCGGCGAGGCCGCCGAAGCGATGATGACGCTGAAAGAGCAGGCACCGAACGCGGAACTCCTCGAGATCGAGACCGCAGCGTTCGAGCTGTTCGTCGACGAGGACGACGAGTGGGGCTGGCGGCTCATCGACGAGTCCGGGAAGCTCGTCGCCGAAGACCCGGCGACTCATCCCACCCGCGGGGCCGCGCGCCAGGCGATGAATCGGCTGCTCGAGTATCTCGACTCCGACGTGCGGACGATGGATCGGGCGATCTTCCAGACGTACGCGACGGAGGACTGGCACTGGCGGTTCGTCATGCCGTCCGGTGACACCGTCGCCGTCGACGGCGAGGACCATCCGACTCGCGACGAACTGGTCGATGGTCTCGACGACGTGCGCGACGCCGCCGCAACGGCTCGTCGCTCCACGATCGGCGACGTGTCCGTGCAGCTGTACGGCAACGGCGAGTGGCACTTCCGGCTGCTCGACCGCGACCGAGCGGAGATTGCCGACTCGACCGTCTCCTACCCCGATCGCGAGGCGGCGACCGACGGCGTCGACGCCCTCACGGCCCACGCGCCCGACGCGCCGATCTTCGCGATCGAAGATGCCGTGATTCGCCTCGACAGCGACGACGGCTGGTCGTGGGAACTCGTCGACCGCGATCGCGAGGTGCTCGCCGAGGCGGTCGACTCCACTGCGAGCAAGGACAAACTGCTGGACGCGATCGAAGCAGTTCGTCGGCTCGCGCCGATGGCCGGCCGCGTCGACTTCGACGTCGCCTCGTTCGAACTCGTCGCCGACGACGACGAGCGCTGGCGCTGGCGGCTCATCGACGAGGACGGCCGCACCGTCGCGTCCGGCTCCGAAACGCACGAGACGGTCGACGCCGCACGCGATGCCCTCGAGAACGTTCGCGACCTGATCGAGTCCGCGAGCATCCTCGAGATCGACAGCGTTTCGTTCGAGTTGCACACCGCCGACGACGGCTGGGTCTGGCAGCTGATCGACGAGTACGGGACGACGATGGCGGAGAGCACGCAGACCTACGCGAACCGCACGGACGCCCGCGAGGCGATGAACGATGTGAAGGCGCAGGCGCCCGACGGCTGGATCACGTTTACGGAGTAG
- a CDS encoding HalOD1 output domain-containing protein produces the protein MTELTDATADGGVIRRQLDTDREDPAARLVEVIADIDDVEPMELAPIYYRIDGLIAGLFSSPSPLEANAHVAFSYEGYRIRVHQDGTMTVRELTA, from the coding sequence ATGACTGAACTGACCGACGCTACCGCTGACGGCGGCGTGATTCGACGACAGCTCGACACCGACCGGGAGGATCCCGCGGCCCGACTCGTCGAAGTCATCGCTGACATCGACGACGTCGAACCGATGGAGCTCGCTCCGATATACTACCGTATCGATGGCCTCATCGCCGGTCTCTTCTCGTCACCGTCACCCCTCGAGGCGAACGCGCACGTCGCGTTTTCGTACGAGGGGTACCGTATCCGCGTCCACCAGGACGGTACGATGACGGTCCGTGAACTGACAGCCTGA